A genomic region of Sporolituus thermophilus DSM 23256 contains the following coding sequences:
- a CDS encoding heparan-alpha-glucosaminide N-acetyltransferase yields the protein MTSDRIWEIDVLRGLAIVLMVVFHLVVDLKDFYGAKLEYLSGFWFWVGRSSALLFMLLSGISTVLGRRPLRRAVAVFTWGMVLTAITYLYNPQTYIRFGILHLLGVSMVLGHCLRRVHPAIVTFLAFVFLALGQLAKTNAVSHSFFLPFGIMPKNFTSLDYYPIFPWTGVFLLGTALGRTLYKGKLSRIPGPPRVVWLATLGRHSLFIYLVHQPVLLTLLYLGHLLWRRFA from the coding sequence ATGACTAGCGACAGGATTTGGGAGATTGACGTCCTAAGGGGCCTGGCCATTGTCCTCATGGTCGTGTTCCACCTTGTTGTAGATCTAAAAGATTTCTATGGCGCCAAACTGGAATACCTGAGCGGTTTTTGGTTCTGGGTCGGCCGTTCATCGGCCCTGCTGTTTATGCTTCTGTCCGGCATAAGCACCGTTCTCGGCCGCCGCCCGCTACGGCGAGCGGTGGCTGTTTTCACATGGGGCATGGTCCTTACGGCTATAACCTACCTGTATAATCCCCAGACCTATATCCGTTTCGGTATTTTACATTTGCTGGGCGTCAGCATGGTGCTGGGGCATTGCCTGCGGCGGGTTCACCCCGCTATCGTGACATTCCTTGCTTTCGTTTTTCTGGCTTTAGGGCAGCTGGCCAAAACAAATGCCGTTTCCCATTCCTTTTTCCTGCCCTTTGGCATCATGCCGAAAAACTTTACCTCGTTGGACTATTATCCAATCTTTCCCTGGACCGGAGTCTTCCTGCTAGGAACCGCCCTTGGCCGGACATTATACAAAGGAAAATTGAGCCGAATACCCGGTCCCCCTCGAGTCGTGTGGCTGGCAACGCTCGGCAGGCATTCGCTCTTCATCTATCTCGTCCACCAACCGGTACTGTTGACCTTGTTGTATCTAGGCCATCTGCTTTGGCGGCGCTTTGCCTGA